The proteins below are encoded in one region of Manis javanica isolate MJ-LG chromosome 8, MJ_LKY, whole genome shotgun sequence:
- the RNF31 gene encoding E3 ubiquitin-protein ligase RNF31 isoform X1, with amino-acid sequence MPGEAEEQAFLEAREELARALRRDSGQAFSLEQLWPLLVTSLPPAARYLQLDAARLVRCNAHGEPRNYLNTLSTALNILEKYGRNLLSPQRPRYWRGVKFNNPVFRSTVDAVQGGRDVLRLYGYTEEQPDGLSFPEGQEEPDEHQVATVTLEVLLLRTELSLLLQNTHPRQQALEQLLKDKVEDDILQLSEFAPLLREIAPGPLNTPFVPGSTPGPCVLCGSIPGTLHCSACKQALCLVCDRLFHGHPSRAHHLRQTLPGAAQATHLSTSLPASAPPQPQPASLLALGDSSVSSPDPASARLPWHCAACAVLNEPWAVLCVACDRPRGCKGLGLGTESPQGAGSLEPELARGRWACQSCTFENEAAAVLCAICERPRLAQPPSLVVDSRDAGICLHPLQQGNTLLSSAQTPVWYCVHCTFCNLGPGWVCAMCNRTSSPIPVQHTPELHVTSLEERPPEPGPPRCLSGPLRSSCGDTEKQRQDKMREEGLQLVIKIREGETAGASPEEVFSALQYSGTEVPLQWLRSELPYVLEMVAELAGQQDPRLGAFSCQEARKAWLDRHGNLDEAVEECVRARRRKVQELQSLGFGPEEGSLQALFQHGGDVARALTELQRQRLEPFHQRLWDNGPEPTPSWDGPDKQSLVRRLLAVYTLPSWGRAELALSLLQETPRNYELGDVVEAVRHSQDRAFLRRLLTQECAVCGWALPRNRMQALTSCECTICPDCFRQHFTIALKEKHITDMVCPACGRPDLTDDTQLLSYFSTLDIQLRESLEPDAYALFHKKLTEGVLMRDPKFLWCVQCSFGFIYEREQLEATCPQCHQTFCVLCKRQWEEQHRGRSCEDFQNWKRTNDPEYQAQGLAMYLQENGIDCPKCKFSYALARGGCMHFHCTQCRHQFCSGCYNAFYAKNGFLRGQDPNSLHLPFSHLGFHQKCPDPNCRVKKSLHGHHPRDCLFYLRDWTAVRLQKLLQDNNIMFNTEPPAGARAVPGGGCRVMEQKEVPNGLQDEACGKETPDGYAGLCQAHYKEYLVSLINAHSLDPATLYEVEELETAVERYLHMRPQPLAGEDAPAYHAHLLQKLMEKVPLGQSIPRRRK; translated from the exons ATGCCAGGGGAGGCGGAGGAGCAGGCCTTCCTGGAAGCCCGCGAGGAGCTGGCCAGAGCGCTGAGGAGGGATTCCGGGCAGGCGTTTTCCCTGGAGCAGCTCTGGCCGCTCCTGGTCACTTCTCTGCCGCCAGCAGCCCGCTACCTGCAACTGGACGCCGCACGCCTGGTTCGCTGCAACGCTCATGGAGAG CCCCGAAACTACCTCAACACCCTGTCCACGGCCCTGAATATCCTGGAGAAATATGGCCGCAACCTCCTCAGCCCTCAGCGGCCCCGGTACTGGCGCGGGGTCAAGTTTAACAACCCTGTTTTTCGCAGCACGGTGGATGCTGTTCAG GGGGGCCGGGATGTTCTGCGATTGTATGGCTACACAGAGGAGCAGCCAGATGGGTTGAGCTTCCCTGAGGGTCAGGAGGAGCCAGATGAGCACCAAGTTGCTACAGTCACACTGGAAGTACTGCTGCTTCGGACAGAGCTCAGTCTGCTGTTACAG AATACCCACCCAAGACAGCAGGCACTGGAGCAGCTGCTGAAAGACAAAGTTGAAGATGAT aTACTGCAGCTCTCAGAGTTTGCCCCCCTGCTGAGAGAGATTGCTCCTGGCCCCCTCAACACACCCTTTGTCCCAG GCTCCACTCCTGGTCCCTGCGTCCTCTGTGGTTCTATCCCAGGCACACTGCACTGCTCAGCCTGTAAGCAGGCTTTGTGCTTAGTTTGTGATCGCCTGTTCCACGGGCACCCATCCCGTGCCCATCACCTCCGCCAGACCCTGCCTGGGGCCGCCCAGGCCACACACCTGAGCACTAG CTTACCTGCCTCAGCTCCTCCGCAGCCTCAGCCAGCCTCCCTGCTGGCCCTGGGAGACAGCTCTGTTTCTTCTCCCGATCCTGCGAGTGCCCGTCTGCCCTGGCACTGTGCTGCCTGTGCTGTGCTAAATGAACCGTGGGCGGTGCTCTGTGTGGCCTGTGATCGGCCCCGAGGCTGTAAGGGGTTGGGGCTGGGGACTGAGAGTCCCCAAGGAGCTGGGAGCCTAGAACCTGAGCTTGCACGGGGTCGCTGGGCCTGCCAGAGCTGCACCTTTGAGAATGAGGCAGCAGCTGTGCTGTGTGCCATATGTGAGCGACCTCGGTTGGCTCAGCCTCCTAGCTTGGTGGTGGATTCTCGGGATGCTGGCATTTGCCTGCATCCCCTTCAG CAGGGGAATACTTTGCTCTCCTCTGCCCAGACTCCAGTTTGGTACTGTGTTCACTGTACCTTCTGCAACTTGGGCCCTGGCTGGGTGTGTGCTATGTGCAACCGGACCAGTAGCCCCATCCCAGTACAGCACACCCCCGAGCTACATGTCACCTCTTTGGAAGAGCGACCGCCTGAGCCAGGGCCTCCACGATGCCTCAGTGGCCCCCTGCGCAGTTCCTGTGGAGACACGGAGAAGCAGCGCCAAGACAAGATGAGAGAGGAAGGTCTCCAGCTTGTGATCAAGATCCGG GAAGGTGAAACTGCAGGTGCCAGTCCAGAGGAGGTCTTCTCGGCTCTGCAGTACTCGGGCACTGAAGTACCCCTGCAGTGGTTGCGCTCAGAGCTGCCCTATGTGCTGGAGATGGTGGCTGAGCTGGCTGGACAGCAGGACCCAAGGCTAGGTGCCTTTTCCTGTCAAGAGGCCCGGAAAGCCTGGCTAGATCGTCACGGCAATCTTGATGAAGCGGTGGAGGAGTGTGTGAGGGCCCGGCGGAGGAAG GTGCAGGAGCTCCAGTCCCTAGGCTTTGGGCCTGAGGAAGGATCTCTTCAAGCATTGTTCCAACATGGGGGTGACGTGGCACGGGCCCTGACTGAGCTACAACGCCAGCGCCTTGAGCCCTTCCATCAGCGTCTCTGGGACAATGGCCCTGAGCCCACCCCTTCCTGGGATGGGCCAGACAAGCAG AGCCTGGTCAGACGGCTTTTGGCAGTGTACACGCTCCCCAGCTGGGGCCGGGCCGAGCTGGCGCTGTCACTGCTGCAGGAGACACCCAGGAACTATGAGTTGGGGGATGTGGTGGAAGCTGTGAGGCACAGCCAGGACCGGGCCTTCCTGCGCCGCTTGCTTACCCAGGAGTGTGCAGTGTGCGGCTGGGCCCTGCCCCGCAACCGG ATGCAGGCCCTGACATCCTGTGAGTGTACCATCTGTCCTGACTGCTTCCGCCAGCACTTCACTATTGCCTTGAAGGAGAAACACATCACAGACATGGTGTGCCCTGCCTGTGGTCGTCCCGACCTCACCGATGACACGCAGTTGCTCAGCTACTTCTCCACCCTCGACATCCAG CTTCGAGAGAGCCTAGAGCCAGATGCCTATGCACTGTTTCACAAGAAGCTGACTGAGGGTGTGCTCATGCGGGACCCTAAGTTCTTGTGGTGCGTGCAG TGCTCCTTTGGCTTCATATATGAGCGTGAGCAGCTGGAGGCAACATGTCCCCAGTGTCACCAGACCTTCTGTGTTCTCTGCAAGCGCCAG TGGGAGGAGCAGCACCGAGGCCGAAGCTGCGAGGATTTCCAGAACTGGAAACGCACCAATGACCCAGAATACCAGGCCCAGGGACTGGCGATGTATCTGCAGGAAAATGGCATTG actgccccaAGTGCAAGTTCTCATACGCACTGGCCCGAGGAGGCTGCATGCATTTCCACTGCACCCAGTGCCGCCACCAGTTCTGCAGTGGCTGCTACAATGCCTTTTACGCCAAGAAT GGGTTCCTGAGAGGCCAGGACCCCAACAGTCTCCATCTTCCCTTCTCCCATCTGGGTTTCCACCAGAAATGTCCAGACCCCAACTGCAGGGTGAAAAAGTCCCTGCACGGCCACCACCCCCGAGACTGTCTCTTCTACCTGCGGGACTGGACTGCTGTCCGCCTCCAGAAGCTGTTACAG GACAATAACATCATGTTCAATACAGAGCCCCCAGCAGGGGCCCGGGCAGTCCCTGGAG GTGGCTGCCGAgtgatggaacagaaggaggttCCCAACGGGCTCCAGGATGAAGCTTGTGGCAAGGAGACTCCGGATGGCTATGCTGGCCTCTGCCA GGCACACTACAAAGAGTATCTTGTAAGCCTCATCAATGCCCACTCATTGGACCCAGCCACCCTGTATGaggtggaggagctggagacagcTGTCGAGCGCTACCTGCACATGCGTCCCCAGCCACTGGCTGGGGAGGATGCCCCAGCCTATCACGCCCACTTGTTGCAG AAGCTGATGGAAAAGGTGCCCTTGGGACAGAGTATCCCCCGCAGGAGGAAATAG
- the RNF31 gene encoding E3 ubiquitin-protein ligase RNF31 isoform X2 has product MPGEAEEQAFLEAREELARALRRDSGQAFSLEQLWPLLVTSLPPAARYLQLDAARLVRCNAHGEPRNYLNTLSTALNILEKYGRNLLSPQRPRYWRGVKFNNPVFRSTVDAVQGGRDVLRLYGYTEEQPDGLSFPEGQEEPDEHQVATVTLEVLLLRTELSLLLQNTHPRQQALEQLLKDKVEDDILQLSEFAPLLREIAPGPLNTPFVPGSTPGPCVLCGSIPGTLHCSACKQALCLVCDRLFHGHPSRAHHLRQTLPGAAQATHLSTSLPASAPPQPQPASLLALGDSSVSSPDPASARLPWHCAACAVLNEPWAVLCVACDRPRGCKGLGLGTESPQGAGSLEPELARGRWACQSCTFENEAAAVLCAICERPRLAQPPSLVVDSRDAGICLHPLQGNTLLSSAQTPVWYCVHCTFCNLGPGWVCAMCNRTSSPIPVQHTPELHVTSLEERPPEPGPPRCLSGPLRSSCGDTEKQRQDKMREEGLQLVIKIREGETAGASPEEVFSALQYSGTEVPLQWLRSELPYVLEMVAELAGQQDPRLGAFSCQEARKAWLDRHGNLDEAVEECVRARRRKVQELQSLGFGPEEGSLQALFQHGGDVARALTELQRQRLEPFHQRLWDNGPEPTPSWDGPDKQSLVRRLLAVYTLPSWGRAELALSLLQETPRNYELGDVVEAVRHSQDRAFLRRLLTQECAVCGWALPRNRMQALTSCECTICPDCFRQHFTIALKEKHITDMVCPACGRPDLTDDTQLLSYFSTLDIQLRESLEPDAYALFHKKLTEGVLMRDPKFLWCVQCSFGFIYEREQLEATCPQCHQTFCVLCKRQWEEQHRGRSCEDFQNWKRTNDPEYQAQGLAMYLQENGIDCPKCKFSYALARGGCMHFHCTQCRHQFCSGCYNAFYAKNGFLRGQDPNSLHLPFSHLGFHQKCPDPNCRVKKSLHGHHPRDCLFYLRDWTAVRLQKLLQDNNIMFNTEPPAGARAVPGGGCRVMEQKEVPNGLQDEACGKETPDGYAGLCQAHYKEYLVSLINAHSLDPATLYEVEELETAVERYLHMRPQPLAGEDAPAYHAHLLQKLMEKVPLGQSIPRRRK; this is encoded by the exons ATGCCAGGGGAGGCGGAGGAGCAGGCCTTCCTGGAAGCCCGCGAGGAGCTGGCCAGAGCGCTGAGGAGGGATTCCGGGCAGGCGTTTTCCCTGGAGCAGCTCTGGCCGCTCCTGGTCACTTCTCTGCCGCCAGCAGCCCGCTACCTGCAACTGGACGCCGCACGCCTGGTTCGCTGCAACGCTCATGGAGAG CCCCGAAACTACCTCAACACCCTGTCCACGGCCCTGAATATCCTGGAGAAATATGGCCGCAACCTCCTCAGCCCTCAGCGGCCCCGGTACTGGCGCGGGGTCAAGTTTAACAACCCTGTTTTTCGCAGCACGGTGGATGCTGTTCAG GGGGGCCGGGATGTTCTGCGATTGTATGGCTACACAGAGGAGCAGCCAGATGGGTTGAGCTTCCCTGAGGGTCAGGAGGAGCCAGATGAGCACCAAGTTGCTACAGTCACACTGGAAGTACTGCTGCTTCGGACAGAGCTCAGTCTGCTGTTACAG AATACCCACCCAAGACAGCAGGCACTGGAGCAGCTGCTGAAAGACAAAGTTGAAGATGAT aTACTGCAGCTCTCAGAGTTTGCCCCCCTGCTGAGAGAGATTGCTCCTGGCCCCCTCAACACACCCTTTGTCCCAG GCTCCACTCCTGGTCCCTGCGTCCTCTGTGGTTCTATCCCAGGCACACTGCACTGCTCAGCCTGTAAGCAGGCTTTGTGCTTAGTTTGTGATCGCCTGTTCCACGGGCACCCATCCCGTGCCCATCACCTCCGCCAGACCCTGCCTGGGGCCGCCCAGGCCACACACCTGAGCACTAG CTTACCTGCCTCAGCTCCTCCGCAGCCTCAGCCAGCCTCCCTGCTGGCCCTGGGAGACAGCTCTGTTTCTTCTCCCGATCCTGCGAGTGCCCGTCTGCCCTGGCACTGTGCTGCCTGTGCTGTGCTAAATGAACCGTGGGCGGTGCTCTGTGTGGCCTGTGATCGGCCCCGAGGCTGTAAGGGGTTGGGGCTGGGGACTGAGAGTCCCCAAGGAGCTGGGAGCCTAGAACCTGAGCTTGCACGGGGTCGCTGGGCCTGCCAGAGCTGCACCTTTGAGAATGAGGCAGCAGCTGTGCTGTGTGCCATATGTGAGCGACCTCGGTTGGCTCAGCCTCCTAGCTTGGTGGTGGATTCTCGGGATGCTGGCATTTGCCTGCATCCCCTTCAG GGGAATACTTTGCTCTCCTCTGCCCAGACTCCAGTTTGGTACTGTGTTCACTGTACCTTCTGCAACTTGGGCCCTGGCTGGGTGTGTGCTATGTGCAACCGGACCAGTAGCCCCATCCCAGTACAGCACACCCCCGAGCTACATGTCACCTCTTTGGAAGAGCGACCGCCTGAGCCAGGGCCTCCACGATGCCTCAGTGGCCCCCTGCGCAGTTCCTGTGGAGACACGGAGAAGCAGCGCCAAGACAAGATGAGAGAGGAAGGTCTCCAGCTTGTGATCAAGATCCGG GAAGGTGAAACTGCAGGTGCCAGTCCAGAGGAGGTCTTCTCGGCTCTGCAGTACTCGGGCACTGAAGTACCCCTGCAGTGGTTGCGCTCAGAGCTGCCCTATGTGCTGGAGATGGTGGCTGAGCTGGCTGGACAGCAGGACCCAAGGCTAGGTGCCTTTTCCTGTCAAGAGGCCCGGAAAGCCTGGCTAGATCGTCACGGCAATCTTGATGAAGCGGTGGAGGAGTGTGTGAGGGCCCGGCGGAGGAAG GTGCAGGAGCTCCAGTCCCTAGGCTTTGGGCCTGAGGAAGGATCTCTTCAAGCATTGTTCCAACATGGGGGTGACGTGGCACGGGCCCTGACTGAGCTACAACGCCAGCGCCTTGAGCCCTTCCATCAGCGTCTCTGGGACAATGGCCCTGAGCCCACCCCTTCCTGGGATGGGCCAGACAAGCAG AGCCTGGTCAGACGGCTTTTGGCAGTGTACACGCTCCCCAGCTGGGGCCGGGCCGAGCTGGCGCTGTCACTGCTGCAGGAGACACCCAGGAACTATGAGTTGGGGGATGTGGTGGAAGCTGTGAGGCACAGCCAGGACCGGGCCTTCCTGCGCCGCTTGCTTACCCAGGAGTGTGCAGTGTGCGGCTGGGCCCTGCCCCGCAACCGG ATGCAGGCCCTGACATCCTGTGAGTGTACCATCTGTCCTGACTGCTTCCGCCAGCACTTCACTATTGCCTTGAAGGAGAAACACATCACAGACATGGTGTGCCCTGCCTGTGGTCGTCCCGACCTCACCGATGACACGCAGTTGCTCAGCTACTTCTCCACCCTCGACATCCAG CTTCGAGAGAGCCTAGAGCCAGATGCCTATGCACTGTTTCACAAGAAGCTGACTGAGGGTGTGCTCATGCGGGACCCTAAGTTCTTGTGGTGCGTGCAG TGCTCCTTTGGCTTCATATATGAGCGTGAGCAGCTGGAGGCAACATGTCCCCAGTGTCACCAGACCTTCTGTGTTCTCTGCAAGCGCCAG TGGGAGGAGCAGCACCGAGGCCGAAGCTGCGAGGATTTCCAGAACTGGAAACGCACCAATGACCCAGAATACCAGGCCCAGGGACTGGCGATGTATCTGCAGGAAAATGGCATTG actgccccaAGTGCAAGTTCTCATACGCACTGGCCCGAGGAGGCTGCATGCATTTCCACTGCACCCAGTGCCGCCACCAGTTCTGCAGTGGCTGCTACAATGCCTTTTACGCCAAGAAT GGGTTCCTGAGAGGCCAGGACCCCAACAGTCTCCATCTTCCCTTCTCCCATCTGGGTTTCCACCAGAAATGTCCAGACCCCAACTGCAGGGTGAAAAAGTCCCTGCACGGCCACCACCCCCGAGACTGTCTCTTCTACCTGCGGGACTGGACTGCTGTCCGCCTCCAGAAGCTGTTACAG GACAATAACATCATGTTCAATACAGAGCCCCCAGCAGGGGCCCGGGCAGTCCCTGGAG GTGGCTGCCGAgtgatggaacagaaggaggttCCCAACGGGCTCCAGGATGAAGCTTGTGGCAAGGAGACTCCGGATGGCTATGCTGGCCTCTGCCA GGCACACTACAAAGAGTATCTTGTAAGCCTCATCAATGCCCACTCATTGGACCCAGCCACCCTGTATGaggtggaggagctggagacagcTGTCGAGCGCTACCTGCACATGCGTCCCCAGCCACTGGCTGGGGAGGATGCCCCAGCCTATCACGCCCACTTGTTGCAG AAGCTGATGGAAAAGGTGCCCTTGGGACAGAGTATCCCCCGCAGGAGGAAATAG
- the RNF31 gene encoding E3 ubiquitin-protein ligase RNF31 isoform X3, with product MPGEAEEQAFLEAREELARALRRDSGQAFSLEQLWPLLVTSLPPAARYLQLDAARLVRCNAHGEPRNYLNTLSTALNILEKYGRNLLSPQRPRYWRGVKFNNPVFRSTVDAVQGGRDVLRLYGYTEEQPDGLSFPEGQEEPDEHQVATVTLEVLLLRTELSLLLQNTHPRQQALEQLLKDKVEDDILQLSEFAPLLREIAPGPLNTPFVPGSTPGPCVLCGSIPGTLHCSACKQALCLVCDRLFHGHPSRAHHLRQTLPGAAQATHLSTSLPASAPPQPQPASLLALGDSSVSSPDPASARLPWHCAACAVLNEPWAVLCVACDRPRGCKGLGLGTESPQGAGSLEPELARGRWACQSCTFENEAAAVLCAICERPRLAQPPSLVVDSRDAGICLHPLQQGNTLLSSAQTPVWYCVHCTFCNLGPGWVCAMCNRTSSPIPVQHTPELHVTSLEERPPEPGPPRCLSGPLRSSCGDTEKQRQDKMREEGLQLVIKIREGETAGASPEEVFSALQYSGTEVPLQWLRSELPYVLEMVAELAGQQDPRLGAFSCQEARKAWLDRHGNLDEAVEECVRARRRKVQELQSLGFGPEEGSLQALFQHGGDVARALTELQRQRLEPFHQRLWDNGPEPTPSWDGPDKQSLVRRLLAVYTLPSWGRAELALSLLQETPRNYELGDVVEAVRHSQDRAFLRRLLTQECAVCGWALPRNRMQALTSCECTICPDCFRQHFTIALKEKHITDMVCPACGRPDLTDDTQLLSYFSTLDIQLRESLEPDAYALFHKKLTEGVLMRDPKFLWCVQCSFGFIYEREQLEATCPQCHQTFCVLCKRQWEEQHRGRSCEDFQNWKRTNDPEYQAQGLAMYLQENGIDCPKCKFSYALARGGCMHFHCTQCRHQFCSGCYNAFYAKNKCPDPNCRVKKSLHGHHPRDCLFYLRDWTAVRLQKLLQDNNIMFNTEPPAGARAVPGGGCRVMEQKEVPNGLQDEACGKETPDGYAGLCQAHYKEYLVSLINAHSLDPATLYEVEELETAVERYLHMRPQPLAGEDAPAYHAHLLQKLMEKVPLGQSIPRRRK from the exons ATGCCAGGGGAGGCGGAGGAGCAGGCCTTCCTGGAAGCCCGCGAGGAGCTGGCCAGAGCGCTGAGGAGGGATTCCGGGCAGGCGTTTTCCCTGGAGCAGCTCTGGCCGCTCCTGGTCACTTCTCTGCCGCCAGCAGCCCGCTACCTGCAACTGGACGCCGCACGCCTGGTTCGCTGCAACGCTCATGGAGAG CCCCGAAACTACCTCAACACCCTGTCCACGGCCCTGAATATCCTGGAGAAATATGGCCGCAACCTCCTCAGCCCTCAGCGGCCCCGGTACTGGCGCGGGGTCAAGTTTAACAACCCTGTTTTTCGCAGCACGGTGGATGCTGTTCAG GGGGGCCGGGATGTTCTGCGATTGTATGGCTACACAGAGGAGCAGCCAGATGGGTTGAGCTTCCCTGAGGGTCAGGAGGAGCCAGATGAGCACCAAGTTGCTACAGTCACACTGGAAGTACTGCTGCTTCGGACAGAGCTCAGTCTGCTGTTACAG AATACCCACCCAAGACAGCAGGCACTGGAGCAGCTGCTGAAAGACAAAGTTGAAGATGAT aTACTGCAGCTCTCAGAGTTTGCCCCCCTGCTGAGAGAGATTGCTCCTGGCCCCCTCAACACACCCTTTGTCCCAG GCTCCACTCCTGGTCCCTGCGTCCTCTGTGGTTCTATCCCAGGCACACTGCACTGCTCAGCCTGTAAGCAGGCTTTGTGCTTAGTTTGTGATCGCCTGTTCCACGGGCACCCATCCCGTGCCCATCACCTCCGCCAGACCCTGCCTGGGGCCGCCCAGGCCACACACCTGAGCACTAG CTTACCTGCCTCAGCTCCTCCGCAGCCTCAGCCAGCCTCCCTGCTGGCCCTGGGAGACAGCTCTGTTTCTTCTCCCGATCCTGCGAGTGCCCGTCTGCCCTGGCACTGTGCTGCCTGTGCTGTGCTAAATGAACCGTGGGCGGTGCTCTGTGTGGCCTGTGATCGGCCCCGAGGCTGTAAGGGGTTGGGGCTGGGGACTGAGAGTCCCCAAGGAGCTGGGAGCCTAGAACCTGAGCTTGCACGGGGTCGCTGGGCCTGCCAGAGCTGCACCTTTGAGAATGAGGCAGCAGCTGTGCTGTGTGCCATATGTGAGCGACCTCGGTTGGCTCAGCCTCCTAGCTTGGTGGTGGATTCTCGGGATGCTGGCATTTGCCTGCATCCCCTTCAG CAGGGGAATACTTTGCTCTCCTCTGCCCAGACTCCAGTTTGGTACTGTGTTCACTGTACCTTCTGCAACTTGGGCCCTGGCTGGGTGTGTGCTATGTGCAACCGGACCAGTAGCCCCATCCCAGTACAGCACACCCCCGAGCTACATGTCACCTCTTTGGAAGAGCGACCGCCTGAGCCAGGGCCTCCACGATGCCTCAGTGGCCCCCTGCGCAGTTCCTGTGGAGACACGGAGAAGCAGCGCCAAGACAAGATGAGAGAGGAAGGTCTCCAGCTTGTGATCAAGATCCGG GAAGGTGAAACTGCAGGTGCCAGTCCAGAGGAGGTCTTCTCGGCTCTGCAGTACTCGGGCACTGAAGTACCCCTGCAGTGGTTGCGCTCAGAGCTGCCCTATGTGCTGGAGATGGTGGCTGAGCTGGCTGGACAGCAGGACCCAAGGCTAGGTGCCTTTTCCTGTCAAGAGGCCCGGAAAGCCTGGCTAGATCGTCACGGCAATCTTGATGAAGCGGTGGAGGAGTGTGTGAGGGCCCGGCGGAGGAAG GTGCAGGAGCTCCAGTCCCTAGGCTTTGGGCCTGAGGAAGGATCTCTTCAAGCATTGTTCCAACATGGGGGTGACGTGGCACGGGCCCTGACTGAGCTACAACGCCAGCGCCTTGAGCCCTTCCATCAGCGTCTCTGGGACAATGGCCCTGAGCCCACCCCTTCCTGGGATGGGCCAGACAAGCAG AGCCTGGTCAGACGGCTTTTGGCAGTGTACACGCTCCCCAGCTGGGGCCGGGCCGAGCTGGCGCTGTCACTGCTGCAGGAGACACCCAGGAACTATGAGTTGGGGGATGTGGTGGAAGCTGTGAGGCACAGCCAGGACCGGGCCTTCCTGCGCCGCTTGCTTACCCAGGAGTGTGCAGTGTGCGGCTGGGCCCTGCCCCGCAACCGG ATGCAGGCCCTGACATCCTGTGAGTGTACCATCTGTCCTGACTGCTTCCGCCAGCACTTCACTATTGCCTTGAAGGAGAAACACATCACAGACATGGTGTGCCCTGCCTGTGGTCGTCCCGACCTCACCGATGACACGCAGTTGCTCAGCTACTTCTCCACCCTCGACATCCAG CTTCGAGAGAGCCTAGAGCCAGATGCCTATGCACTGTTTCACAAGAAGCTGACTGAGGGTGTGCTCATGCGGGACCCTAAGTTCTTGTGGTGCGTGCAG TGCTCCTTTGGCTTCATATATGAGCGTGAGCAGCTGGAGGCAACATGTCCCCAGTGTCACCAGACCTTCTGTGTTCTCTGCAAGCGCCAG TGGGAGGAGCAGCACCGAGGCCGAAGCTGCGAGGATTTCCAGAACTGGAAACGCACCAATGACCCAGAATACCAGGCCCAGGGACTGGCGATGTATCTGCAGGAAAATGGCATTG actgccccaAGTGCAAGTTCTCATACGCACTGGCCCGAGGAGGCTGCATGCATTTCCACTGCACCCAGTGCCGCCACCAGTTCTGCAGTGGCTGCTACAATGCCTTTTACGCCAAGAAT AAATGTCCAGACCCCAACTGCAGGGTGAAAAAGTCCCTGCACGGCCACCACCCCCGAGACTGTCTCTTCTACCTGCGGGACTGGACTGCTGTCCGCCTCCAGAAGCTGTTACAG GACAATAACATCATGTTCAATACAGAGCCCCCAGCAGGGGCCCGGGCAGTCCCTGGAG GTGGCTGCCGAgtgatggaacagaaggaggttCCCAACGGGCTCCAGGATGAAGCTTGTGGCAAGGAGACTCCGGATGGCTATGCTGGCCTCTGCCA GGCACACTACAAAGAGTATCTTGTAAGCCTCATCAATGCCCACTCATTGGACCCAGCCACCCTGTATGaggtggaggagctggagacagcTGTCGAGCGCTACCTGCACATGCGTCCCCAGCCACTGGCTGGGGAGGATGCCCCAGCCTATCACGCCCACTTGTTGCAG AAGCTGATGGAAAAGGTGCCCTTGGGACAGAGTATCCCCCGCAGGAGGAAATAG